Genomic DNA from Candoia aspera isolate rCanAsp1 chromosome 14, rCanAsp1.hap2, whole genome shotgun sequence:
CTAAGATTTGGTTTGAGCAAAATGCTAAAGTGTAGAGGCATGTCCTTTGGATTATTATACAGACTGCTATATACTTTGGCCAGGCTATACAAGCTTTGTCACTTACTAAAATTCTCATTCTCTACAGATGAAGGAAGCCTGTATAGTGACTCAGAAGATTATGAGAGTGACTGGGATTCAGGTGAGCACCAATTTGTTCAAATATCAAAAGATATTTCTAACCTGACAACTAACACATCAAGAGGAAATTAACTGGGAAAAGATAGATCAATGGAATTAGCTAAGATTTGCTGGCTCGTCATTCTCCAACTTCTTGTCCTCAGGTGTGTTGGCCTATAATTATTAAAATCCATTACCAGCACCATGAAAACAAGTTAATTGGTGGGGAAGTCATAGTCCAGCACACCTAAGAATGACAGGGAAAGCAGCTCCAATGTGCTATAGGTTGGGTTGCTTCAAAATTTCAGACTGTAGAAAAATTGAGCCAGTGGGCTGTGATGGTTAGAATCAGACTGATGCTAAGGAAAGGCAGTTTTGCACGCCCTATTGAGCCATAATTTTGAGGGCACTGTTCAGAATACAATGAGAGTTTGGTTTGAATAAACCAATGTtggctggctttgcacaacatACTCTAATATAATCCATGGTTCACAGtagtttgcacaatatgctgaGCTATCTAGTTATGGCCTAGCACAAACCCAGCCACTTATACTGGTCAGAAGGCAAGAACTAGAGTTGACTTAAGGACAGGGTAAAAATGTAGACATGCATCTTTTGTACAATATAGTCCAGAGGAATTGTATTACTTTAGGAAACTGGGCATGATCGGCTTCTCTACTGACTAGTAAGCAAAGCTGAGCTTTACTTTTGAAGACCCCTGCATTTCTCATTTAGATGAGTCTTCAGACATGGAGGATTCTGAGCATACTTTGAGCACAACAATCAAGACAAATATTCAGATGGACAAGGATGGTCTAGGTTTCATACTTATTCAGAATGGTCCTTATCTCCAGATTTCTGGTCTGGTAGAGAAAGGTGCTGCTGCCAGAGATGGCAAACTTCAAGGAGGTGAGACAAAAACACAAAACCAGTTTGAGACCATACAAAACGGTAACAAGATGAAAAACTATTCACAATCTGAAGTGAGAAATGGTTTAACTTCCCAAGCATAGAGAAACAACCAAAGCTCATACTCAAACACTCTCAGGAGAGAGTACCAGTTTGCCTCTTTCGTTACCCCAGTATAGGCTGTCAACCAAACCCTCACCCATGTTTGGTCAGATGTGCTTCTTGTCTTCTACCAGCAGTGCTCCGGCATCTCCTCTGTCAGTTCATCTCCTGGACCTCTTCAGTAAGGATCCATGAGGCGGGAGGGACTGCTCATGTGCAATATCGTCCAAGGGTGTTCCTGCCTCTCACTTCCAAAGCCTCAATAGGACTGTCCACCGTGGCCTCAGGAAACCCACCAAGTACCCTTTGGGAATCCAAAGGATCCACTAGCTGCCTAGAGCAGAATGATCAAATAGGTTCTTCCTACAGAGGTTGTGCCATAGCAATCAGAGGGGGAGCTGGCTATGACAAAGTTAATATCCCCCCCTTGAGATTATGCTGCATCTGCTGCCAGATGAAAACCATGTCTAACGTGGTCTTCTACATGAGCTGGGCTCTCCAATAGGTGCCATAGGTACCACTTGATAAAAATCCATGTTGTCCAAACAGGAAATTTTAATTTGCTTGGCAAAGGACTGCCTGGCTTTCGAGCAACCTGGTCAACGGTTTGGACATGTTCTTTTTATTACCTTGTTTTCCAGAcctcccacacacacattttttaaacattaagaTTGCTAAGTTTGAAGCtagtatatttccttttcttaatttgtttagCCCAACCATTTTCAACTACATTTATTAAGGAATTATTTGCAGCCAATGGTATAATGAGTAAATCCTGTTTTTCGTTTCAGGTGATATCCTACTCAAAATTGGACATGCTAACGTCTTAGGGTGGACCCTGCGAGAACTAAGGCAGCTTCTGCACACTGTTCCCATAGGGACAGTTCTGCAAATCCAGGTTTATAGGGATTTTATTAAAATTCCAGGGCGATGGGAAGCTGCTCTCAAGAACATTCCTGAATTAAAAGGACCTGCAATAGAGTAAGAATCTGTTTTTATCCAAATTTCTGAGGAATATTAAAACAGCATATTGAATAGATGGgtgtcagcctcccaggtagaccagacagggaacacaagatgagctaattctactttattgtaaggctacattgacagaatcttgcaaatctcccaccatcttttTACAGCCTGGTACGTTATGGCAGATGCTTCCTACGTTTCTTCCTGTTATGCAGCTTCAggttcctcccccttttatctgatcattccctagctGGCATCTTTTCCCCTTGTCTTTCAAGGACATTCGCACATACCATtatggtgggcaggtaatggctaAAAATAAAATGGTAGGCCAGTGAGCCGCAATGCTCAGGGAAGAACAAGGCCGAAGACCCACTTGATCCTGGAGCTCATTGGGTGAATTTTGGCCAGCCACACTCGCTGTGTTCATATACTACTCAATAATGGCTAATTAAAGAAACCATAACTGGCTCCATTCATGCAATGCTCCAAGCCCACAAATCATGATTTCCTCACACAATGACTTGAATCACACAAAAACTAACCAACTGTAGGCTTATGGCGCTGTATGAATTAGGTTACTCTCTGTCCATTCTGCTTCATAGGGATGTtctgaaaataaggaaaaatgcCCCCGCATTAGGTTACATACCTAGAAGAAAGGCAGGAggcaaatgtaataaaaatattatttggtttcCTGAAAGGGGGAGGCCGTAGCTCAAAGACAGAGCATATCTTGAAGGTCCCAGATTCATGTTATGACATCTCCTTGTCAGTATTTGGGAAAATGTCACCTGAAACACAGAGTGTGTCCTAAAGATCCTCCCTAAATTACCATTTGCACTTGATGAATGTCACTTGTTGCGGAATCTTTGCCATTTCAACCCATGAAGTTTTGAAAGGCTGATTCCACTAAACTGTCTTGTGTCAAAATTCACGAAGCCTTGTGATAGCACAGCACTCTTTTTCCCAACTCTGAATTAGTTTATGTTTAAAAGTTTGCTTTTGCCTAGGGATTTATGATAGACATTATGTACAACAGATGTTTTTACTTTCCACTTCCAAAAAGCTTGTCTTTTTAAGTTATGTAAGTCACAGAGAAAACAAAGAATGGAAGCATGAAAATGGTAGACTGCAGAGAGAGAACAAGGTCAGCCTGCTAAATATTTTGGAGGCAATATGTATTATGGTATGTTGATTAAGATGGACATATTAGAAACTATCCCAAACATTAATAAATCATAGGAAAATGGGCAGCTATGAGACAATTTGTCTAGATAGTTCAGTACAGCCTATGCCCACTGGAGGGTCAGCAAGATTTCAACAGATTTTCTGCAACCATATGCACAGCATGAGTTTTTTCTTTCAAGCACCAGCTCATTCCCATCTCCTCAGATATTTGCAGTATATTTTAGCTACTGCTCTGTCTTTACAACCCATCTGTTCATAAAACAGATTTTTTGTTgtgttgggggggtggggaggaaccaGGAAGGTGTTTGAGCAAATGCGTTGAGGCACCCATTGTACCCTGAAACCCTCTTCAAAATTGGATCCTGGCTCCACCCATATTTGGACTATGAAAACTGGCATGCTAAATAAGGTCCAGCTCTCAATCTGTCAAAAAGTATGCATCCTGGATACATAGATACCATAATTACTTGTATTATTTAAATAGCAGCAACAGATCATTAATTTCTGCACCACTTATCAAACCTTAGACAGCCAGGAAGGGAGCAGAATGAGAATCAGAGGGACAGGTAAAAGGTAGAAGTtccaaatacagaataaaatgacaaaaataatgcTTTTGTTTACTCATAGCAAGGCAGAGAGAGATTGACAGGCATTGCTTGAGATTTACATCCTTAACGatggagataaaaaaaaaaaagggaactaCAGCTCACtgtgtggttaaaaaaaatccatcacaAAGTAGAGAATAGCACCAGATGGGTTACCAAATCCTAAAAGTAACACTGAATTTGTAAATAATTAAAGCAAAGCTCATTAAGGTGTAGCAGCAAACTTTAGATAAATTTAATCAACTATGTTCCAGACAAGTCTTTAAAATTCTCTCAAATACCAGCAAAGGAAAACATACCCATTTCAAAGGGATGGTTCAGTATTCCAAatttggagtggggggaggaCAGTGCAAAAGAGGCACCACCAATGTTATCTACCAGCTTCACAGCTCTTACTTGCAGACCAGAAGCTCATTTCTAACTCATTTCTAAAGGAAATCCAATGTGCTATTTTGAAAAGGTTGTTTCATTTTAACAGGGATGTAGCGGTTGCAATATTATTTATCTTGTTAGATTTATTTGGTTACATTTCGAAGTTTATTAAATACTATTTTGCCTAGTACAATATTGAGCCTTTGATTCAAGATGGTGAAAAGTTATGAGCAGAGGAAGCTGCCTATACCGTAtcacaggtaatccttgtttagcgacaattgggactgacaactgttattaagcaaagtggtcgctaagcaaaaccACGACTGTGATTATGATCttaagttttcctttgctttacagacctgcaaaggtcgtaaatgtgaggattggttgcaacgTTACTTTTTAATCACTGCTATAATTGTGAACGGTTGCTGTAtgaagcagtcgctaagcgaggactacctatatactaTTAGTCCAACTACCCTAACATTATTTACTCTCCCCAACACTGAAAGTAGAAGCCTTTCATGGCCGCTACCCATTTCTTTTAATCAAAGATCGCAAGAACTAAACCCAAACGCTTAACTTGCAAAGCGTGAGCTCTACTATCAACCATCCCTCTTCCTGTTAATTGCCAACCGACTGGATTTAGGGTGTTCCCCCCTAAAACGATCTGGAAGGAGCAATAATTGCAAATGATTCCTTGCTGGAACTCATGACTCTCTACATTTTAGCACAGCAAGTTACACCAGTGAAGAAAATTGGACAAGCAGTGAAGACTCGGATAACGAGAGCGAAGGTAAGATTGAAAACACTGGAGACACTGGAGACACTGGAGATACTGATGGCACAGATGGCACAGAAGACAGCGAAGGCACCACAGGTACAGAAGGTACCCGAGGCACTGGTGGCAGCACTGAGGAGAGCTACCAGGAAGACGTTCGTGTTAGAGCTCTCTCTGTGGGCGGCGTCCTGAATGTGAAGGCTGTGCACTCCCTTTCCTTTGACCCTTCCATCCAGCCCAAGTGGATCTCTAAGGACTGGCACATTTTTGAAAGGAAAACCTACACGTTTACTGTGGGCTCTGACATTGGTTGCGACATTATGATCCACAAAGACTTTGAAGCTGAAAGCGATGCGGACGTTTCAACTTTACGtttatcctcctcctctccttacTGGACCATGCCCAAACATAAAGTCGTGCCCTCGGCATCGTCTTCTTCCTCCGTGTCGGATGCATTTTGGCTCGAGAGCGTTTCTTACGAGTTCGAGTAGAGAGGCCACCGAGTCCACCTTTGCCCTGGCTAAGGCCGGGGGCTCCGGATTGGACCCACTGGCTGGATTTTCATTTGCGCTCCTTATCCTTGTACTGAAAATTTGCTTTCATCTGCTTGGCGGAACGAAAATCTGGTTTTTGAAACAAGGAACGCTCTCTGTGGGGGAACCGCCttagaagggaagaagaaaactacAATCAATTTCCTTACAGACCGATTCTAGAAGCCAGCCTCTGAAGTGTAACTGCTGAAGTGTAGCTGAAAGAGTGGCATTCAGCCGCTTTTCACTTTTAGAGGTAAGAATTTACTTTAAAACGATTATGCGGGTCTAAATGAACGTAAGTCCTGCCTTTTACACGCCATATAGGGAATTCTGTGGTGTAGCCACCCAGCAAGCCAATATTCAGAAGCTCTGTTTATACAGCTTACGCTAGGACTCACTTCCTTAGTTAATCTATTCACATACGAGTCTTATAAGCTGGTCCAATCAAAGCTGACAACTTCTGCAGTCTAGTATTTGAACACAAAATGCAATCCTGTTGTTGTAGGAGTTCTGCACTTTATTTGGTGTTATGCAAATGGACATGGAAATCTATAAAGCCAAAGCACAAGGAAGAACCATCAACACAGTGGCTTTGGAATTCACCGTAAAGCCGTACCCTATGTTTTACTTCCTACAACTCATCAGCAAAAGGGGTATTTGCCAAGTTTCCCCTAGCTGTTACCGACTTCTTCCCACTAACGAACTTCTTTGCAGcctgaaaaataaagcagaaagttTGGTTGGTAAGCATACTTGACAATTGGCAAAGCccgttttttattttttaaatacactcCTTTAAGTTCAAAGTCTCTTCTAAAAGCAGCAATCTTTCTGACAGAAAATCAAACTGATGCTAACTTATTTCTATCTCCACTTTTCTATCAAATCCAGGCCTCCAAAGACAATCAACATGGATGAAAACTAGACATGAATGCAGCAGATGCCCAATCCCAAAGTATTATCCACAGTGTGAGCAAACAGAACATGTTTACTTTGGAGTTTGCAAATTAACAATAGGCACTTGCCTAATATAGCTGCAGTTGGCATTATGGAATCTCAGAGCAAGCCCTGTCCCTGTAAAcctgtatttctcaaccttggcaactttaagacgcgtggacttcaacttgaagtccacgcgtcttaaagttgccaaggttgagaaacaccgctgtaaACACTCAGCACTGAAGACAGGAGAGCCTGTGGTTCAGGACTCAGTCATGGTTAAGAGGACTGTTGACCCTGTCATGAAGCAAATCATTAACTCTCTTAAGACCACAGGAGTTCCCCCCATTCCTGCCTACTAAATGCAGAGATGAACTTCTGCTTAATTTGGTTTCTGATCTTATTATCATAACTGACCGGCACGTTACTTACGTTCACCACATCTGCAGTGGTCACTGAATCGATCTGTTCAGCCACAGTGGCTGGTGATGTATACGTCCCAGATGCTAATGCCTGGCTGCCGATTTCATTCAGCAAGCCTTCTGAAGACTCCACAGACATAAAAAAAGCTGCCTTCAGTTGCTGCCTGTCAATGAGTCGGGGAGAGAAGGTTAAGTACCACAGCCTGCTCACAGCTCTACCATGTCAAGCTATTGTAttttagagttagggttaggacACTTTCCACAGAAAAATGACAAAACTCCTATTGATTTCTACAAGTGATGAAATATGGCTGCTTCCAGAAAGGGGAGTACCCTTACCCACCAAAGTGGTACAGCCCACGGTCCACCCATTCTCTCTACAGGCCTAAATTGCTCCCAGGCAGTTTCCTCCCTTCAGGGTTCAGAGAACACCCAGTGTCTTCATTAGCAAGTCAAGCAGAGTGCTAgattaatagaagagaatctctgtagctcagggctgaccggtggagtccttggtgctctctgaccttggttgttggcttgcagacatttcgttgcctgactaggccACATCTTGAAGATCTTCAACATCTGCAGATGTTGCCTGGTCAGGCAACGaagcatctgcaaacaaacaaccaagctcagagaccaccaaggactccagagtgcTGGATTTTCAGATACGCTGAACCTGATGCCACACGTGGCATGCAAATTTTATGACCCGGTTTGATTTGTAAGCTTTTTATGATGCATTCCCCCTACAAAGCTGACATTTTCAAAATTATGGTACAATGCTAGATTAACTGATTGTGAAATGGATACtgaaagaaaagagataaaaTGTGTGAAAAGGATAAAACTGAATACATTTACAATTACTGTCACTTTGCTTTTGACAAGCGTTTATTTTACATTGCAGTTGAATCAAAGGGTGCAGGTTATGTTAAAATGGCTGTCAGTGTGGAATTAAGGAGATTCTCTAAGGAAGGCAACATGAAAGTCACCTGAGACGTTTCACTTATACAACTGGGAACAAAAACAAGTTTCAATAAAATATCTCCAAGATAAAAATACCATAATCATGTTCTTTATAAAATCATGTAAAAACAACTTCGGAATAAACAAATTTTACGTAAcagtgtttttactgttttttttaaatattcaactGATTACAAACACTAGCTGCTTGACCACTTACCTCAGTATTCTCTGGCCTGACTTAGCAGACAATGCCCTTGAGATACCAGGAAATTTTTGTATTCAAAGCATGTGCTCTATCTCTGAATTACAGTCTTGCTTTT
This window encodes:
- the PDZD9 gene encoding PDZ domain-containing protein 9, whose product is MLKCRGMSFGLLYRLLYTLARLYKLCHLLKFSFSTDEGSLYSDSEDYESDWDSDESSDMEDSEHTLSTTIKTNIQMDKDGLGFILIQNGPYLQISGLVEKGAAARDGKLQGGDILLKIGHANVLGWTLRELRQLLHTVPIGTVLQIQVYRDFIKIPGRWEAALKNIPELKGPAIDWHLFPLSFKDIRTYHYGGQFSTASYTSEENWTSSEDSDNESEGKIENTGDTGDTGDTDGTDGTEDSEGTTGTEGTRGTGGSTEESYQEDVRVRALSVGGVLNVKAVHSLSFDPSIQPKWISKDWHIFERKTYTFTVGSDIGCDIMIHKDFEAESDADVSTLRLSSSSPYWTMPKHKVVPSASSSSSVSDAFWLESVSYEFE